DNA from Mucilaginibacter mallensis:
AGCATATAAAAAAGGTGATAAACCATTGTTTTTTCATAATGAAAAGCTTTGATCTTGTATTTTATATTATTTAATAATCAGCAACCAGCCTTTAGCCCTCTCAACCGGGATCTTTTCATCTAATTTAAAGCTGCGTGCAGTCTGGAATTTATCAATCTCTGGCGCGGTAATAGTCGCTTTTGACGGATCGATGCCTAACTGTTTCCAATCAATCTTTAACTGGATAGTAGTATCCGCATCAGCCCAGCTTGCAATTGAAACCAGTACCGCACCGTTCTTTTTGTAAACCGTTGCTAATACTTTATCATTATCAGTTTTAACCGGGTTGGTATCTACCCAATAGCCTATCATTTTTGTGCCCTTCATGCCAAAGCTATCCCAAACTTTCCATATCGGGCGAGGGTCTGCGCCATCGCTCCATGGCAAGCGGTTAGTCATGCCGTATACCATACCTCTCCAGGCATTGCCACCACCTTGCAGCATCTCACCCATTAAACCAAACGGGATCCCGCTTACTTCAGTCAGGAAGAAATCAGGCGTGTTATGCTCGTAATCGAAGTATTCACCAAACCATAAACGGTTCAGGTACGGGAAGTGCTCCATGTATAAATTGGCGCTGTTATTAAAACCATCAGCCTTATCATATTGGTTGGCTGAGTGCAGGTCGATAATTCCCGGGTGACCGTCTTTGGTCAATACACGCTTAACACGTTTCATAGTAACACGGTCAAATGCCACATCATCCAGGTAAATACCATCAATACCTACATTTTGCGTAAGCCAATTCATGCCTTCCACGTAGTAGTTGTGCCAGCGGTTCTGGCCGCTGTTAATGATGGCTGCATCCTTTAATTCAGGTACAAACCAGGCAGCTATATAATCGTTGCCTAAATGTTCCTGTAACCAGCTAAAGCCGCCACCTTTACCCGGCGAATAGATCTCATGACCCAGACTGCGCATTGCAAAAGTTTCATAAGCATGATCAGATAACTCACGGATAGTGTTATATATCTTCACCTTCAAACCAGCATCATGCGCGCTGTCAATATAAGCCTGCATTTTTTTCCAGGCGATGAACGGATAGTTGATGAATGGATTGATTGCCGTAGCGTGGTGTATATTGATGATGGTTGCACCTGCTGCTTTAATCGTATCGATAGGTTTGTATGCGTGATAGAATCTATTGTCCCATTGAAAATCGGTATTAATTGTATGGAACGGTGTGATCAGCAAGTTGAAGTTATAATACAGCACATCGCCTTTTTTCATTTGCCTTTCGCCGCTGTAGTTATTGGCTAATATGGCCTCACCTTTTTCAGCTACGGTTATACCGCCTTTGTTATCATTAGCCCATGAGGTTGGCAATAACAATGGTTTTTGCAGATAGAAGTTTGTATTCAGCGGCCTTACATATTTTTCATCACGCAGTGAATATTGTAAACCGGCATTTACGGTACCTATCCATGCACCATCCTGATTTTTGTGCGCCACATCCCATTTCCACTCAAAGTTATCCGGGCGGTAGCCACCTTTTTGGCCCAGTCCCATCAGGTATTTAGCTACATCCTTTTTAAAAGGGATATGCATGTCAATATCTTTCAGATCAGCATCTTTCAATGCTTCAACTTTTACGGTGTAGGCAATAAAACCATCAAACTCAAGCGATGCTGTTACTTCCATTTTCAGGGTATCGTTACTGCTAGTGGCTGCCCATTGTACAGTGCCCGGCTCTGTTTTGGTGAATTGCACGCCTTTGCTTTTCAGCACCATGTTTTTACCATCAGGTTTAACAAAGTGGAAATGAATGGCCTCAGTCAACAGGTTATTTGGCGTTTTGGAATACTCCGTCATTTCCGGGGTATAGAACGTTTGGATCTGGCTCGGGAAACCATCTTTATTAACGGTTACTTTTCTACCTAATAAACTGATCTCATTACCTTTTACTACTAACGGTGTATACGGTGCAATTACTGTATTATCCTGCGCCATAGTTGAATTTAACCAACGTAAGCGGGTCATTTTCCATGGCTCGTTTACACCACCATCTTTTAACAGCTGACTGTTAACTTTCAGGGATATGGTAATCTCCTTAGCAGTTTTTCCATTTATGCTGATGATTGCCTTACCTGTATAAGTTGCAGGCGCTGCATCTTCAGGCACATCAATCCCGCACCATAAAGCCTGAATTTTGCCTTTGGTCACATCCACTGTTTTGCTGAATGGCACACCACTGTAGCTAACACCATTATTGTTGATACAAAACAGTTTGTTGGCCGCAATAACTTTACCGCCTGCAGCAGTAAGATTAGTGAAACTCACCTTTACATTTTGCAGATCACGCAAAGCGTATAACCCTAATTGAAATGCGAAATTCTCATTGCGCGCGGCTTCCCCGTCAAAATGAGATTGCGGGCCACGCTCAATCCAGCGCTGCGGTAGGTCATCTGTCATGCGGATGGAATAGATCCTATCTTCAGGGAAAACCAGAAAATCTTCACCTGTATGTTTGCTCAATAGCTGATCCGTTTCAGCTTTTGTAGCGATAACTTCCATCGGGTAAAAAGTATTGAAACCATCAATTGATTGAAACTCCTTTACATTAGCCAATGGAATTGCAGTTGCTGAACTTAAAGCACTCAACCAATCAGTACTGGCTGTTATTTCCGGCTTTAAATAAACACCTTTAGGATAGTTGGAACGTCCCTCATTTTTTGATGGCAGATAGTACACATAGTAAGTGCCCTTGCCTGATGTTGGCTCAAAATAGATCTCACCGGTTTCGCGATTAATGTTACCGGTTTTTACGTTGGTTATTTTTTGTGATGTTGCTCCATCCTGGATAATGATGCGTTTATTTTCGGGGTCATTATCTCTTCTCCGCCACGGGATAATAGCTTTTGCTATTTTACCGGAGCCGCTAAATGTTAATACAACCCTGTGATTACCTAATGTATCCGGCAGCCAGCACTTTTCGCAATTGGTGTAGGGAATACTTTGGGAATAAGCGCTGATACCTGATAAAAGAAGAGTAAGAGCGAACAATACTTT
Protein-coding regions in this window:
- a CDS encoding glycoside hydrolase domain-containing protein; this translates as MKKVLFALTLLLSGISAYSQSIPYTNCEKCWLPDTLGNHRVVLTFSGSGKIAKAIIPWRRRDNDPENKRIIIQDGATSQKITNVKTGNINRETGEIYFEPTSGKGTYYVYYLPSKNEGRSNYPKGVYLKPEITASTDWLSALSSATAIPLANVKEFQSIDGFNTFYPMEVIATKAETDQLLSKHTGEDFLVFPEDRIYSIRMTDDLPQRWIERGPQSHFDGEAARNENFAFQLGLYALRDLQNVKVSFTNLTAAGGKVIAANKLFCINNNGVSYSGVPFSKTVDVTKGKIQALWCGIDVPEDAAPATYTGKAIISINGKTAKEITISLKVNSQLLKDGGVNEPWKMTRLRWLNSTMAQDNTVIAPYTPLVVKGNEISLLGRKVTVNKDGFPSQIQTFYTPEMTEYSKTPNNLLTEAIHFHFVKPDGKNMVLKSKGVQFTKTEPGTVQWAATSSNDTLKMEVTASLEFDGFIAYTVKVEALKDADLKDIDMHIPFKKDVAKYLMGLGQKGGYRPDNFEWKWDVAHKNQDGAWIGTVNAGLQYSLRDEKYVRPLNTNFYLQKPLLLPTSWANDNKGGITVAEKGEAILANNYSGERQMKKGDVLYYNFNLLITPFHTINTDFQWDNRFYHAYKPIDTIKAAGATIINIHHATAINPFINYPFIAWKKMQAYIDSAHDAGLKVKIYNTIRELSDHAYETFAMRSLGHEIYSPGKGGGFSWLQEHLGNDYIAAWFVPELKDAAIINSGQNRWHNYYVEGMNWLTQNVGIDGIYLDDVAFDRVTMKRVKRVLTKDGHPGIIDLHSANQYDKADGFNNSANLYMEHFPYLNRLWFGEYFDYEHNTPDFFLTEVSGIPFGLMGEMLQGGGNAWRGMVYGMTNRLPWSDGADPRPIWKVWDSFGMKGTKMIGYWVDTNPVKTDNDKVLATVYKKNGAVLVSIASWADADTTIQLKIDWKQLGIDPSKATITAPEIDKFQTARSFKLDEKIPVERAKGWLLIIK